From Spirosoma aerolatum, one genomic window encodes:
- the pgl gene encoding 6-phosphogluconolactonase translates to MQLIVKKNPADLAKAAAEFITKRIKDVLKKQDRFTIALSGGSTPKALHELLAKSPYVEQIPWLQLHVFWGDERYVPIDDPQSNAGMAYDTLLGHVYTPESQIHVWRTDLEPDAAAADYDRVLHDYFGESGPTFDLVLLGMGDDGHTLSLFPGTEVVHEQTAWTKAYFLTQQTMYRLTLTAPIVNRASCIAFLVAGPKKAAPLKEVLEGEYNPDQYPSQVIKPTQGELVWLVDAQAAELITKK, encoded by the coding sequence ATGCAACTGATTGTAAAAAAGAATCCAGCCGACCTGGCAAAAGCAGCGGCAGAATTTATTACAAAGCGGATCAAAGACGTACTTAAAAAACAGGATCGGTTTACGATTGCGCTTTCGGGGGGCAGCACACCCAAAGCCTTACATGAACTGCTGGCTAAATCGCCTTATGTCGAGCAAATTCCATGGTTACAGTTGCATGTCTTCTGGGGCGATGAACGTTACGTACCGATCGACGATCCACAGAGTAATGCCGGTATGGCCTATGATACGTTGCTGGGCCACGTCTACACGCCTGAATCGCAGATACACGTTTGGCGCACTGACCTGGAGCCTGATGCCGCTGCGGCCGATTACGACCGGGTCCTACATGATTATTTCGGGGAATCCGGCCCAACATTCGATCTGGTACTGCTCGGCATGGGCGATGATGGGCATACCCTCTCTTTGTTTCCCGGCACCGAAGTCGTTCATGAACAAACGGCCTGGACAAAAGCCTACTTCCTAACCCAGCAGACTATGTACCGGCTTACGCTGACTGCGCCTATTGTGAACCGGGCCAGTTGCATAGCCTTTCTGGTGGCTGGACCCAAGAAAGCGGCACCGCTTAAGGAAGTGCTGGAAGGTGAATACAATCCAGACCAATACCCATCGCAGGTTATCAAACCAACGCAGGGCGAACTTGTCTGGCTGGTCGATGCCCAGGCAGCTGAATTGATAACAAAGAAATAA
- a CDS encoding methylated-DNA--[protein]-cysteine S-methyltransferase → MNTVVFESPLGLVRVSGDVDGVSVISCTDVSQTEGASVNKPDQAMAEPVQQAVQQLQEYFAGSRQTFDFLLNPAGTEFQQTVWKALLDVPFGTTQSYLALSRRIGDEKAIRAVAAANGRNPLWIVVPCHRIIGSDGSLTGYAGGLWRKKWLLEHEGAFAKSSQLSLF, encoded by the coding sequence ATGAACACCGTCGTTTTTGAGTCACCACTGGGTTTGGTTCGTGTATCGGGTGATGTCGATGGTGTCTCGGTAATTTCCTGTACTGATGTGTCTCAAACCGAAGGTGCATCGGTAAACAAGCCAGATCAGGCAATGGCTGAGCCGGTTCAGCAGGCAGTACAGCAATTGCAGGAATACTTTGCCGGGTCGAGACAGACGTTTGATTTTCTGCTAAACCCAGCAGGGACCGAATTTCAACAAACGGTTTGGAAGGCGCTGCTCGATGTGCCGTTTGGGACAACACAATCCTACCTGGCCTTATCCCGACGGATTGGCGATGAAAAAGCGATTCGGGCCGTAGCAGCCGCCAACGGACGCAATCCTCTCTGGATCGTCGTGCCCTGCCATCGGATCATTGGTTCAGATGGGTCATTGACAGGGTATGCTGGTGGACTATGGCGGAAGAAGTGGTTGCTGGAACATGAAGGAGCCTTCGCCAAATCGTCGCAGTTGAGTCTGTTCTAA